A single region of the Agromyces sp. Leaf222 genome encodes:
- the valS gene encoding valine--tRNA ligase, with protein MTDTSRIPDKPALEGLETNWADAWERDGVYDFPRAEATRETIYSIDTPPPTASGSLHIGHVFSYTHTDVMARFQRMRGRKVFYPMGWDDNGLPTERRVQNYYGVRCDPTLPYEADFVPPFEGGDGKSTKAADQKPISRRNFIELCERLTVEDEKQFEALWRTLGLSVDWKQSYRTIADEAIFTSQLAFVRNVERGEAYQALAPTLWDVTFRTAVAQAELEDREQPGHYHRVSFHRPDGGTIEIETSRPELIAACVALVAHPDDERYQPLFGTTVTSPVFGVEVPVLAHHLAQKDKGTGIAMICTFGDVTDVVWWRELDLPNRAIVGFDGRIIADAPEAITSEAGRAAFAEIAGKTAFSAKAAVVDLLRASGDLLGEPKAITHPVKFFEKGDRPLEIVSTRQWYISNGARDAGLKERLLEHGRGIDWHPDFMRVRYENWVGGLSGDWLVSRQRFFGVPIPVWYPLDEAGDPKFDEPIVATRDILPVDPSSAPAPGFDEAQRGVPGGFIGEHDVMDTWATSSLTPQLAGGWERDPELFDLVYPYSLRPQGQDIIRTWLFSSTLRAELEHGTAPWTNAAISGFIVDPDRKKMSKSKGNVVTPAGLLEQHGSDAVRYWAASSRLGTDASFDPQNPTQVKIGRRLAIKVLNAAKFILGFEGAADAAVTEPVDRSMLAELAEVVAKATKSLEAYDHARALELSETFFWTFCDDYLELVKERAYGEPSAEQASAVAALKTALAVLLRLFAPVIPFATEEVWSWSNSGSVHHAAWPTVDELAARGEAGTELLVISSLALTGIRRAKTSAKASQKTPVTRAVIAAPAATVALLTAVASDLRAVGRIAELEFVEADEFEVRDIELETPEA; from the coding sequence ATGACCGACACGTCGCGCATTCCCGACAAGCCCGCCCTCGAAGGGCTCGAGACGAACTGGGCGGATGCGTGGGAGCGCGACGGGGTCTACGACTTCCCCCGCGCAGAGGCGACCCGCGAGACGATCTACTCGATCGACACGCCCCCGCCGACGGCCTCCGGCTCGCTGCACATCGGCCACGTGTTCTCGTACACGCACACCGACGTCATGGCGCGCTTCCAGCGCATGCGCGGCCGCAAGGTGTTCTACCCGATGGGCTGGGACGACAACGGCCTGCCCACCGAGCGCCGCGTGCAGAACTACTACGGCGTGCGCTGCGACCCGACGCTGCCCTACGAGGCCGACTTCGTGCCGCCCTTCGAGGGCGGCGACGGCAAGTCGACCAAGGCGGCAGATCAGAAGCCCATCAGCCGTCGCAACTTCATCGAGCTGTGCGAGCGCCTCACCGTCGAAGACGAGAAGCAGTTCGAGGCGCTCTGGCGCACGCTCGGCCTCTCGGTCGACTGGAAGCAGAGCTACCGCACCATCGCCGACGAGGCGATCTTCACCTCGCAGCTCGCCTTCGTGCGCAACGTCGAGCGAGGCGAGGCCTACCAGGCGCTCGCGCCCACCCTGTGGGACGTCACGTTCCGCACGGCCGTCGCCCAGGCCGAGCTCGAGGACCGCGAGCAGCCCGGCCACTACCACCGCGTCTCGTTCCACCGCCCCGATGGCGGCACGATCGAGATCGAGACGAGCCGCCCCGAGCTCATCGCCGCCTGCGTCGCATTGGTCGCGCACCCCGACGACGAGCGCTACCAGCCGCTGTTCGGCACCACGGTCACGAGCCCCGTCTTCGGCGTCGAGGTGCCCGTGCTCGCGCACCACCTCGCCCAGAAGGACAAGGGCACGGGCATCGCCATGATCTGCACCTTCGGCGACGTCACCGACGTCGTCTGGTGGCGCGAGCTCGACCTGCCGAACCGCGCGATCGTCGGCTTCGACGGCCGCATCATCGCCGACGCGCCCGAGGCCATCACGAGCGAGGCCGGCCGTGCTGCGTTCGCCGAGATCGCCGGCAAGACGGCCTTCTCGGCCAAGGCGGCCGTCGTCGACCTGCTGCGCGCCTCCGGCGACCTGCTGGGCGAGCCGAAGGCGATCACCCACCCGGTGAAGTTCTTCGAGAAGGGCGACCGCCCGCTCGAGATCGTCTCGACGCGCCAGTGGTACATCAGCAACGGCGCCCGCGACGCCGGACTCAAGGAGCGCCTGCTCGAGCACGGCCGCGGCATCGACTGGCACCCCGACTTCATGCGCGTGCGCTACGAGAACTGGGTCGGCGGGCTCTCGGGCGACTGGCTCGTGTCCCGCCAGCGCTTCTTCGGCGTGCCGATCCCCGTCTGGTACCCCCTCGACGAGGCCGGCGACCCGAAGTTCGACGAGCCCATCGTCGCCACGCGCGACATCCTCCCCGTCGACCCGTCGTCGGCGCCCGCCCCCGGCTTCGACGAGGCCCAGCGCGGCGTGCCCGGCGGATTCATCGGCGAGCACGACGTCATGGACACGTGGGCGACCTCGTCGCTCACTCCGCAGCTCGCGGGCGGCTGGGAGCGCGACCCCGAGCTCTTCGACCTCGTCTACCCGTACTCGCTCCGCCCGCAGGGCCAGGACATCATCCGCACCTGGTTGTTCAGCTCCACGCTGCGGGCCGAACTCGAGCACGGCACGGCGCCCTGGACGAATGCGGCGATCTCCGGCTTCATCGTCGATCCCGACCGCAAGAAGATGTCGAAGTCCAAGGGCAACGTCGTGACCCCTGCCGGCCTGCTCGAGCAGCACGGCTCCGACGCCGTGCGGTACTGGGCCGCCTCGTCGCGCCTCGGCACCGACGCGTCGTTCGACCCGCAGAACCCGACGCAGGTCAAGATCGGCCGCCGCCTCGCCATCAAGGTGCTGAACGCGGCGAAGTTCATCCTCGGCTTCGAGGGCGCCGCTGATGCCGCGGTCACCGAGCCCGTCGACCGCAGCATGCTCGCCGAGCTCGCCGAGGTCGTGGCGAAGGCGACGAAGTCGCTCGAGGCCTACGACCACGCCCGAGCCCTCGAACTGTCCGAGACGTTCTTCTGGACGTTCTGCGACGACTACCTCGAGCTCGTCAAGGAGCGCGCCTACGGTGAGCCGAGCGCCGAGCAGGCCTCGGCCGTCGCGGCCCTCAAGACCGCACTCGCGGTGCTGCTCCGGCTGTTCGCGCCGGTGATCCCGTTCGCGACCGAAGAGGTCTGGAGCTGGTCCAACTCCGGCTCGGTGCACCACGCAGCCTGGCCGACGGTCGACGAGCTCGCTGCACGCGGCGAGGCCGGCACCGAGCTGCTCGTCATCTCGAGCCTCGCGCTCACCGGCATCCGTCGTGCGAAGACCTCTGCGAAGGCATCGCAGAAGACACCCGTGACCCGTGCGGTGATCGCCGCACCCGCAGCGACCGTGGCACTGCTCACGGCCGTCGCATCGGACCTGCGTGCGGTGGGGCGCATCGCAGAACTCGAGTTCGTCGAAGCCGACGAGTTCGAGGTCCGGGACATCGAACTCGAAACGCCGGAGGCATAG
- a CDS encoding ABC transporter ATP-binding protein, which yields MTASVLEVRNLSVAFGAGRDAREVVRGVDLAVEAGTCVAIVGESGSGKSVTARALLGLAGSGALVRADRLVVAGADRRGASEREWRRTRGVGAGLVLQDALVSLDPLRTIGREIGDPLRIHRRMSHAAARARAIELLELVGMPHPTLTVDRRSGELSGGMRQRALIASALALDPPLLIADEPTTALDVGVQARVLDLLDAARARGTGILLISHDLAVVSRIADTVVVLDGGAVVEHGPTAEILGSPQHPITRALIEAVPTEVPRGVRLVARDSSVEPPTIAPERGPASADAHATVSTPTAATVSASATLPTPVAALEGLGLSKSFRAGAGITQAVQDVSFRVERGRTLGLVGESGSGKTTLARLALGLTAPDAGEVLLAGQPWSPLPERERESRRARIGAVYQDAFGSFDPRWSVGRILRDALAAGRQEASDAAVAALLDQVHVPADVATRHPLALSGGQRQRVAIARALAGSPDVLVCDEPVSALDATVQARVLDLFDELQREHGLAMLFISHDLGVIRHMSDTVAVMRNGRIVEHGDAERVFSAPEHEITAALIRDSPRIVRRGGPAAFR from the coding sequence ATGACCGCCTCCGTGCTCGAGGTGCGCAACCTCTCGGTGGCGTTCGGCGCAGGCCGCGATGCCCGCGAGGTCGTTCGCGGCGTCGACCTCGCCGTCGAGGCCGGAACCTGCGTCGCCATCGTCGGCGAGTCCGGATCGGGCAAGAGCGTCACGGCGAGGGCGCTGCTGGGGCTGGCCGGTTCCGGTGCGCTCGTCAGGGCCGACCGTCTCGTCGTCGCCGGAGCCGATCGCCGCGGCGCGAGCGAGCGGGAGTGGCGCCGCACGCGAGGGGTCGGTGCCGGGCTCGTGCTGCAGGACGCCCTCGTCTCCCTCGATCCGCTCCGCACCATCGGCCGCGAGATCGGCGACCCGCTCCGCATCCATCGGCGGATGTCGCACGCGGCCGCCCGGGCCAGGGCGATCGAGCTGCTCGAACTCGTCGGCATGCCGCATCCGACGCTCACCGTCGACCGGCGCTCGGGCGAGCTCTCCGGCGGCATGCGCCAGCGGGCGCTGATCGCCTCCGCTCTCGCGCTCGACCCGCCGCTGCTCATCGCCGACGAGCCGACGACCGCGCTCGACGTCGGCGTGCAGGCCCGCGTGCTCGACCTGCTCGACGCGGCTCGCGCCCGCGGCACGGGCATCCTGCTCATCAGCCACGACCTGGCCGTCGTCTCCCGCATCGCCGACACGGTGGTCGTGCTCGACGGCGGCGCGGTCGTCGAGCACGGGCCGACGGCCGAGATCCTCGGTTCGCCGCAGCATCCGATCACCCGCGCCCTCATCGAGGCCGTGCCGACCGAGGTGCCGAGAGGGGTGCGGCTCGTCGCCCGAGACTCGTCGGTCGAGCCGCCGACGATCGCGCCGGAACGCGGTCCCGCCTCGGCCGATGCGCACGCGACCGTCTCCACGCCCACGGCGGCGACCGTATCCGCGTCAGCCACTCTGCCGACGCCGGTGGCGGCGCTCGAGGGCCTCGGCCTCTCGAAGTCGTTCCGAGCCGGTGCGGGCATCACCCAGGCGGTGCAGGATGTCTCGTTCCGCGTGGAGCGGGGCCGCACGCTCGGCCTCGTCGGCGAGTCGGGGTCGGGCAAGACCACCCTCGCCCGCCTCGCGCTCGGACTCACCGCTCCCGATGCGGGAGAGGTCCTCCTCGCCGGGCAGCCGTGGTCGCCGCTCCCCGAGCGCGAGCGCGAGTCGCGCCGCGCACGCATCGGCGCCGTCTACCAGGACGCGTTCGGCTCGTTCGATCCCCGCTGGAGCGTGGGGCGCATCCTCCGAGACGCCCTCGCCGCCGGCCGGCAGGAGGCGTCGGATGCCGCGGTCGCAGCCCTGCTCGACCAGGTGCACGTTCCGGCGGACGTCGCGACGCGGCATCCGCTCGCCCTCTCGGGCGGCCAACGCCAGCGCGTGGCGATCGCCCGCGCCCTCGCCGGATCCCCCGACGTGCTCGTCTGCGACGAGCCCGTCTCGGCGCTCGATGCGACCGTGCAGGCGCGCGTGCTCGATCTCTTCGACGAGCTCCAGCGCGAGCACGGCCTCGCGATGCTCTTCATCTCGCACGATCTCGGCGTGATCCGCCACATGAGCGACACGGTCGCGGTCATGCGCAACGGGCGCATCGTCGAGCACGGCGACGCCGAACGGGTGTTCTCCGCGCCCGAGCACGAGATCACCGCGGCGCTCATCAGGGATTCGCCCCGCATCGTGCGACGCGGCGGCCCGGCCGCGTTCCGCTAG
- a CDS encoding ABC transporter permease: MSDLELSNRAVQGRALPRPPRVGTIAALAFVAFLAVATVAPWLLQTADPLAIAPRDAFEPPSAAHWFGTDESGRDVYSRVIEGTATSLLIGVSATAIGLALGLLLGALAGLGGRVLDFVVGRVNEVLFAFPGILLALLIIVLWGPGPVTATIAVGLSTAPGYARIIRGELVTVRSSGYVEAARVLGHGRSRILAQHILPNALAPIVVLATLGIGQAVVWASALSYLGLGAQPPAPEWGAMLAAGRTYITTAWWLTVFPGLMIVLTTITTTVLGRALAARDGARR; the protein is encoded by the coding sequence ATGAGCGACCTCGAACTCTCCAACCGCGCCGTTCAGGGCCGTGCCCTCCCCCGGCCGCCGCGCGTCGGCACGATCGCCGCCCTCGCCTTCGTCGCGTTCCTCGCGGTCGCCACCGTCGCGCCCTGGCTCCTGCAGACCGCCGACCCGCTCGCGATCGCACCGCGCGACGCGTTCGAACCCCCGTCGGCCGCGCACTGGTTCGGCACCGACGAGTCGGGCCGCGACGTCTACAGCCGCGTGATCGAGGGCACGGCGACGTCACTGCTCATCGGCGTCAGCGCCACTGCCATCGGACTGGCGCTCGGCCTGCTGCTCGGCGCCCTCGCCGGCCTCGGCGGGAGGGTGCTCGACTTCGTCGTGGGCCGCGTGAACGAGGTGCTGTTCGCCTTTCCCGGCATCCTGCTGGCCCTGCTCATCATCGTGCTGTGGGGTCCGGGGCCGGTCACCGCGACCATCGCCGTCGGACTCTCGACGGCACCCGGGTACGCGCGCATCATCCGCGGCGAACTCGTGACCGTGCGGTCGTCGGGCTACGTCGAGGCGGCGCGCGTGCTCGGGCACGGCCGGTCGCGCATCCTGGCCCAGCACATCCTGCCGAACGCGCTCGCGCCCATCGTCGTGCTCGCCACGCTCGGCATCGGACAGGCGGTCGTCTGGGCCTCGGCACTCAGCTACCTGGGCCTCGGGGCCCAGCCGCCCGCGCCCGAATGGGGCGCCATGCTGGCCGCCGGACGCACCTACATCACGACCGCCTGGTGGCTCACGGTGTTCCCCGGCCTGATGATCGTGCTCACGACGATCACGACGACCGTGCTCGGCCGCGCCCTCGCGGCCAGGGACGGAGCCCGCCGATGA
- a CDS encoding ABC transporter permease, producing MPRTRTLRRVALRLAGAVFVLWAVATLTFFAVHLVPGDPAQAILGGPGSQASQEALDRVRADYGLDQPLAAQYLAMLTRLASGDLGDSYALKTPVADLIAGQLLGTLTLALLALVVAWVLAIGLALWSTSAGRIGRAIAAGIELTAAALPHFWLATVLIAVFSTSLGWLPPVANDSASGLVLPVLTLAVPLAGFLAQLMREQMLEALEQPFTTSALARGETTAGIRLRHALRHAALPAVNLSGWAIGYLISGAVVVETIFARPGLGRTLLRATELRDVPVVIGVVLVVALVYVAMTVLTDLVSRAVDPRIALEERGA from the coding sequence ATGCCACGAACCCGAACGCTCCGGCGGGTCGCACTGCGACTCGCCGGAGCGGTGTTCGTGCTCTGGGCGGTCGCGACCCTCACCTTCTTCGCGGTGCACCTCGTGCCGGGCGACCCGGCCCAGGCGATCCTCGGCGGCCCCGGATCGCAGGCCTCCCAAGAGGCGCTCGACCGCGTGCGCGCCGACTACGGGCTCGATCAGCCGCTCGCGGCGCAGTACCTCGCGATGCTCACCCGACTCGCCTCGGGCGACCTCGGCGACTCGTACGCGCTGAAGACGCCGGTCGCCGACCTCATCGCCGGCCAGTTGCTCGGCACGCTGACCCTCGCGCTGCTGGCGCTCGTCGTCGCGTGGGTGCTCGCGATCGGCCTCGCCCTGTGGTCGACCTCGGCCGGGCGCATCGGGCGGGCGATCGCCGCCGGCATCGAGTTGACCGCGGCCGCACTCCCCCACTTCTGGCTCGCGACCGTGCTCATCGCCGTGTTCTCGACATCGCTCGGCTGGCTGCCGCCGGTCGCGAACGACTCCGCCTCCGGTCTCGTGCTCCCGGTGCTCACCCTCGCGGTACCGCTCGCCGGGTTCCTCGCCCAGCTCATGCGCGAGCAGATGCTCGAGGCGCTCGAGCAGCCGTTCACGACCTCGGCGCTCGCGCGCGGGGAGACCACGGCCGGCATCCGCCTGCGCCACGCCCTCCGTCACGCCGCCCTGCCCGCCGTCAACCTCTCGGGCTGGGCGATCGGCTACCTCATCTCGGGGGCGGTGGTCGTCGAGACGATCTTCGCCAGGCCCGGTCTCGGCCGCACCCTGCTGCGCGCGACCGAACTGCGCGACGTGCCCGTGGTCATCGGCGTCGTGCTCGTGGTCGCACTCGTCTACGTCGCCATGACCGTGCTGACCGATCTCGTCTCGCGGGCCGTCGACCCGCGCATCGCCCTCGAGGAGCGTGGCGCATGA
- a CDS encoding ABC transporter substrate-binding protein has translation MTSRRIIRTLPIAALAAAGALVLAGCTPSGAPPEASGDPVAGGTLVYASGDGEPSCLDPHVGGNYPQALIAGQFLESLVSLDESGEAIPWLATEWTTSDDGLTWEFTLRDDVEFTDGTPFDAEAVKVNVEHLKDPDTQSSTGYLALGKVDSVEVVSDTVARFHLSTPDSALLESLTQPWNAIESPAGIARGMEENCLAPIGTGPFIVDEWVPQDHVSLVRNDDYTTGPADRAHDGAAYLDGIEWRFIPDSASRYAALQAGEVDIIDNAQPDTLDQAEKSGTLVEIDAPRPGASNRIELNSGQAPFDDVRVREAFIRAADVNDGIDALFFGTAERSYSVLSSVEPLAYSDDSLFGTDLDEANALLDEAGWTDRDDRGIRVKDGVPLTVRFPVSTNQSIPAEQSLFEQIQANTKEAGFDVQLEPLDLSGWYGALFTHEYEAVSAPYTKVGPDVLRILYHSDSITPAPSGYFANLAQLDDPELDALLTEAASESDPDARAALYEQAQQIILGGFYALPLYDQQNHFLHSPKLQGVRAMPTVSTPTFADAWLAD, from the coding sequence ATGACGTCGCGTCGCATCATCCGCACCCTGCCCATCGCCGCGCTCGCGGCGGCGGGCGCGCTCGTGCTCGCCGGCTGCACGCCGTCGGGTGCGCCGCCGGAGGCATCCGGCGATCCCGTCGCCGGCGGCACCCTGGTCTACGCCTCGGGCGACGGCGAGCCCAGCTGCCTCGACCCGCACGTCGGGGGCAACTACCCGCAGGCACTCATCGCCGGGCAGTTCCTCGAGTCGCTGGTGTCGCTCGACGAGTCCGGCGAGGCCATCCCGTGGCTCGCGACCGAGTGGACGACGAGCGACGACGGCCTGACCTGGGAGTTCACGCTGCGCGACGACGTCGAGTTCACCGACGGCACGCCCTTCGACGCCGAGGCCGTGAAGGTGAACGTCGAGCACCTGAAGGACCCCGACACCCAGTCCTCGACCGGCTACCTCGCCCTCGGCAAGGTCGACTCGGTCGAGGTCGTGAGCGACACGGTCGCGCGGTTCCACCTGAGCACCCCCGACAGCGCCCTGCTCGAGTCGCTCACCCAGCCGTGGAACGCCATCGAGTCGCCCGCCGGCATCGCCCGCGGCATGGAGGAGAACTGCCTCGCCCCGATCGGCACCGGGCCGTTCATCGTCGACGAGTGGGTTCCGCAGGACCACGTCTCGCTCGTGCGCAACGACGACTACACCACGGGCCCGGCCGATCGGGCCCACGACGGCGCCGCCTACCTCGACGGCATCGAGTGGCGGTTCATCCCCGACTCGGCATCGCGGTACGCGGCGTTGCAGGCCGGCGAGGTCGACATCATCGACAACGCCCAGCCCGACACCCTCGACCAGGCCGAGAAGTCCGGAACGCTCGTCGAGATCGACGCGCCCCGCCCCGGCGCCTCGAACCGCATCGAGCTGAACTCCGGGCAGGCGCCGTTCGACGACGTGCGCGTTCGCGAGGCGTTCATCCGCGCCGCCGACGTGAACGACGGCATCGACGCACTGTTCTTCGGCACCGCCGAGCGTTCGTACTCGGTGCTCTCCAGCGTCGAGCCGCTCGCGTACTCCGACGACTCGCTCTTCGGCACCGACCTCGACGAGGCGAACGCACTGCTCGACGAGGCCGGCTGGACCGACCGCGACGACCGAGGCATCCGCGTGAAGGACGGGGTTCCCCTGACCGTGCGCTTCCCCGTCTCGACGAACCAGTCGATCCCCGCCGAGCAGTCGCTCTTCGAGCAGATCCAGGCGAACACGAAGGAGGCCGGCTTCGACGTGCAACTCGAGCCGCTCGATCTCTCGGGCTGGTACGGCGCCCTGTTCACCCACGAGTACGAGGCCGTGAGCGCTCCGTACACGAAGGTCGGCCCCGACGTGCTGCGGATCCTCTACCACTCCGACTCCATCACGCCGGCGCCGAGCGGGTACTTCGCCAACCTCGCCCAGCTCGACGACCCCGAGCTCGACGCACTGCTCACCGAGGCGGCATCCGAGTCCGACCCCGACGCGCGCGCGGCGCTCTACGAGCAGGCGCAGCAGATCATCCTCGGCGGGTTCTACGCCCTGCCGCTCTACGACCAGCAGAACCACTTCCTGCACTCGCCGAAGCTGCAGGGCGTGCGCGCGATGCCGACCGTGTCGACGCCGACCTTCGCCGACGCCTGGCTGGCAGACTGA
- a CDS encoding TetR/AcrR family transcriptional regulator: MTDSDDRGTSARTEAPRSRGGRPRASSRRTLEDAASELFLEQGYAGTTIDQIAQRAGVGRNTFFNYFAAKSDLLWLDVDDTIAALPGILEATPEGLGPTAALEHAVTALATRHPHGAVPIALSQREPMATYDEFLAAGLSRFLAVAHALAGFLVARVGARVDPTIIGVAANAVTAAAATAAGAWALAGVERGDLAADVGRAIAPVCRGFAPTLDAEPAA, translated from the coding sequence ATGACGGATTCCGACGACCGCGGCACGAGCGCCCGAACCGAGGCGCCGCGATCGCGGGGCGGCCGTCCGCGCGCCTCGTCGCGCCGCACCCTCGAAGACGCCGCGAGCGAGCTGTTCCTCGAGCAGGGCTACGCAGGCACGACGATCGACCAGATCGCGCAGCGGGCCGGTGTCGGCCGCAACACGTTCTTCAACTACTTCGCCGCGAAGTCCGACCTGCTCTGGCTCGACGTCGACGACACGATCGCGGCGCTGCCCGGCATCCTCGAGGCGACGCCCGAAGGGCTCGGCCCGACGGCCGCGCTGGAGCACGCCGTCACCGCGCTCGCCACGCGGCATCCGCACGGAGCCGTGCCCATCGCCCTCAGCCAGCGCGAGCCGATGGCGACGTACGACGAGTTCCTCGCCGCCGGACTCAGCCGGTTCCTCGCGGTCGCCCACGCGCTCGCCGGGTTCCTGGTCGCGCGCGTCGGCGCTCGGGTGGACCCGACGATCATCGGGGTCGCCGCGAACGCCGTGACCGCCGCCGCCGCGACGGCAGCCGGCGCCTGGGCGCTCGCCGGCGTCGAGCGGGGCGACCTCGCCGCCGACGTCGGCCGTGCGATCGCACCTGTGTGCCGCGGCTTCGCGCCGACGCTCGACGCCGAGCCGGCGGCCTGA